In the genome of Bacillus sp. Marseille-P3661, one region contains:
- a CDS encoding TRAP transporter substrate-binding protein translates to MKRKFKVLLPSIMMLVFFFLTACSSGSSSTSSSDTPDSAPKDQTFNFTYTSVFPPAKWDYEGSYYGIEEFVTEVEKRSEGRITFEKSYSNSLVPQNELLDALAAGTVDFGFTSPGFYSDIVPAAAFSTLPFWAHTDEFAFQIFRDTEIGDLLEKNFENYGAKIMMWMPTGEYGFVSNKPIRKFEDFNGLIIRSGGALWNTWYEEMGAAPANVSVVEAYEALQRGTINAQGTPYHNIETFNYHEVAPYMIRPPVYASTFMISLASQQAWNSLPEDLQTMMTEVAREMEDKAIEGAKIFNENNDSMAESFGVEVITLPDEEIKKLEESGKVAWEKFASMSDDNARMVEILEEELTKAGR, encoded by the coding sequence CAAGTTCTACCAGTTCATCAGATACACCAGATTCTGCACCGAAGGATCAAACATTCAACTTCACGTATACATCAGTTTTCCCACCTGCTAAATGGGATTACGAAGGCTCTTATTATGGAATTGAAGAATTTGTTACAGAGGTTGAAAAACGGTCAGAAGGTCGAATTACTTTTGAAAAATCATATAGTAATTCACTAGTACCACAAAATGAATTACTTGATGCGTTAGCAGCTGGTACTGTTGATTTTGGATTTACATCTCCAGGATTTTATTCGGATATTGTGCCGGCAGCAGCTTTCTCAACTTTACCGTTCTGGGCACATACAGATGAATTTGCTTTTCAAATTTTCCGTGATACAGAGATTGGTGATCTTTTAGAAAAGAATTTCGAAAACTATGGCGCGAAAATTATGATGTGGATGCCAACTGGTGAGTATGGTTTTGTTAGTAATAAGCCAATTCGTAAGTTTGAAGATTTCAATGGTTTAATTATCCGCTCTGGTGGAGCGCTTTGGAATACTTGGTATGAAGAAATGGGAGCAGCACCTGCAAATGTTAGTGTTGTAGAAGCCTATGAAGCGTTGCAAAGAGGAACAATAAATGCTCAAGGTACACCATACCATAATATTGAAACATTTAATTATCATGAAGTTGCACCTTATATGATTAGACCACCAGTATATGCATCAACATTTATGATTTCACTTGCAAGTCAGCAGGCATGGAATAGTCTCCCGGAAGATCTTCAGACTATGATGACAGAAGTGGCAAGAGAAATGGAAGATAAAGCAATTGAAGGTGCAAAAATCTTTAATGAAAATAATGACAGCATGGCAGAAAGTTTCGGTGTAGAAGTAATCACATTACCTGACGAAGAAATTAAGAAGTTAGAAGAAAGTGGAAAAGTCGCTTGGGAAAAATTTGCTAGCATGAGCGATGATAACGCGCGTATGGTTGAAATATTAGAAGAGGAATTAACAAAAGCAGGTAGATAA